In the genome of Leucobacter luti, one region contains:
- the tatA gene encoding twin-arginine translocase TatA/TatE family subunit, giving the protein MLGNLSGWHLLVILFVILLLFGAPKLPGLAKSLGQSMRILKKEVRSDADDAPETPADKAATPRNTDAS; this is encoded by the coding sequence ATGCTTGGTAACCTCAGTGGCTGGCACCTGCTGGTCATCCTTTTCGTCATCCTGCTGTTGTTTGGTGCACCGAAGCTGCCCGGTCTCGCGAAGAGCCTCGGCCAGTCGATGCGTATTCTGAAGAAGGAAGTGCGCAGCGACGCGGACGACGCACCAGAGACCCCGGCTGACAAGGCCGCAACACCGCGCAACACCGACGCGTCCTAG
- a CDS encoding twin-arginine translocase TatA/TatE family subunit — protein MIGNMGGPTLLVILFIVLLLFGAPKLPGLAKSLGQSMRILKKEVRSDDAKSDEAGTAATEAKPESAEAAPDAPAPKRPSDGSDPV, from the coding sequence ATGATCGGCAACATGGGCGGCCCTACGCTGCTCGTCATCCTCTTCATCGTGCTGTTGTTGTTTGGTGCACCGAAGCTGCCCGGTCTCGCGAAGAGCCTCGGCCAGTCGATGCGCATCTTGAAGAAGGAAGTGCGCAGCGACGACGCGAAGAGCGACGAGGCAGGCACAGCAGCGACTGAGGCGAAGCCGGAGAGCGCGGAGGCCGCGCCGGATGCCCCTGCTCCGAAGCGGCCGTCGGACGGCTCTGATCCGGTGTAG
- the purF gene encoding amidophosphoribosyltransferase, whose protein sequence is MCGIVGIVSSEPVNQQIYDSLLLLQHRGQDSTGIATLEGDFFHMVKARGQVREAYRTRDMRQLAGTVGLGHVRYATRGNAAREEEAQPFYVGAPYGIILVHNGNLTNTRELTAELYNVDRRHLNTHSDTELLLNVLANELQAGIAGLSLDEDQIFDAVTRVYERVEGSYASIALIAGYGLLAFRDPFGIRPLVLGKRSGANGQDEWIVASESLVLESGGYEIVRDVRPGEAILITPDGAMTSRQCSTTSELVPCAFEYIYLARPDSVLSGISVYDARLRLGESLAETVAQEIPTGDIDVVMPIPDSGRPSAMQMAQKLGIPYREGFFKNHYVGRTFIMPGQAVRKRSVRQKLNAMSTEFAGKNVLLVDDSIVRGTTSKEIIEMARAAGAASVTFASAAPPVLFPHVYGINMPTRSELIAHDRTNSEINAAMGSDRLVYQTVDGMNRAILGGQSAVTRLEQSCFTGEYIAGNVDAEYLAWVEATQES, encoded by the coding sequence ATGTGCGGCATCGTCGGTATCGTCTCATCTGAACCCGTCAACCAGCAGATTTACGACAGCTTGCTGCTGCTGCAGCACCGAGGTCAGGACTCAACTGGAATCGCCACGCTTGAGGGCGATTTCTTCCACATGGTAAAAGCTCGCGGGCAGGTGCGCGAGGCGTACCGCACCCGCGATATGCGTCAGCTCGCCGGCACCGTCGGCCTGGGCCATGTCCGCTACGCCACCCGGGGCAACGCCGCCCGCGAAGAAGAGGCACAGCCGTTCTACGTCGGCGCCCCCTACGGCATCATCCTCGTGCACAATGGCAATCTCACGAATACGCGTGAACTTACAGCTGAGCTGTACAACGTAGATCGCCGCCACCTCAACACGCACTCGGACACCGAGCTCCTCCTCAATGTCCTTGCGAACGAGCTCCAGGCAGGGATCGCGGGTCTGTCGCTCGACGAGGATCAGATTTTCGATGCGGTCACCCGCGTGTACGAACGGGTCGAGGGCTCCTACGCCTCGATCGCCCTCATCGCTGGCTACGGCCTGCTCGCCTTCCGCGATCCATTTGGCATCCGCCCGCTTGTGCTCGGGAAGCGCAGCGGGGCGAACGGGCAAGACGAGTGGATCGTCGCGTCTGAATCGCTCGTGCTCGAATCAGGTGGCTACGAGATCGTGCGCGATGTGCGCCCGGGCGAAGCGATTCTGATAACCCCGGACGGGGCGATGACCTCCCGTCAGTGCTCGACGACGTCCGAGCTGGTGCCGTGCGCATTCGAGTACATTTACCTCGCGCGCCCCGACTCCGTGCTGAGCGGCATTTCGGTCTACGACGCGCGTCTCCGCCTGGGTGAATCACTCGCCGAGACCGTTGCGCAGGAGATCCCGACCGGGGATATCGATGTCGTCATGCCGATTCCGGATTCAGGTCGCCCCAGTGCGATGCAGATGGCGCAGAAACTCGGGATTCCGTACCGCGAGGGCTTCTTCAAGAACCACTACGTCGGCCGCACCTTCATCATGCCCGGACAGGCTGTTCGCAAGCGCAGCGTGCGGCAGAAGCTGAACGCGATGAGCACCGAATTCGCGGGCAAGAATGTACTGCTCGTTGACGATTCGATCGTGCGTGGCACCACCTCGAAGGAGATCATCGAGATGGCCCGCGCCGCGGGAGCCGCTAGCGTCACCTTCGCCTCAGCGGCTCCCCCGGTGCTGTTCCCACACGTTTACGGCATCAACATGCCCACCCGCTCTGAGCTCATCGCGCACGACCGCACGAATTCAGAAATCAATGCGGCGATGGGCAGCGACCGGCTCGTGTACCAGACGGTCGACGGCATGAACCGGGCAATCCTCGGCGGCCAGTCCGCTGTGACCCGCCTTGAGCAGAGCTGCTTCACCGGCGAGTACATCGCCGGCAACGTCGACGCAGAGTACCTCGCCTGGGTCGAGGCCACGCAGGAGAGCTAG
- the phoU gene encoding phosphate signaling complex protein PhoU, with protein sequence MREVFQQSLREVQDRLVKIAELVEEAIENATSAFGNSDVAIAERVIDGVEEIETRAAELDQHAIDILARQQPVASDLRLVVGALRMSSSLERMADLAQHIAQLARYRYPESAIPKGLSKTFVRMAALDVEMAAKLVELLRTQEPSVIAEIRDLDDDLDELHAKVFEKVLSDKLADNPTGVVDATLASRYHERFGDHAVSVAKQMQFFLSGTVDLD encoded by the coding sequence ATGCGTGAAGTGTTTCAGCAGTCGCTGCGCGAAGTTCAAGACCGGTTGGTGAAGATCGCCGAGCTTGTTGAAGAAGCGATCGAGAACGCGACGAGTGCGTTTGGGAACTCAGATGTCGCGATCGCCGAGCGGGTGATCGACGGGGTCGAGGAGATCGAGACGCGCGCTGCAGAGCTCGATCAGCACGCGATCGACATTCTGGCGCGGCAGCAGCCCGTGGCGTCGGATCTGCGGTTGGTAGTCGGCGCGCTGCGCATGAGCTCATCGCTCGAGCGCATGGCCGACCTGGCACAGCACATCGCGCAGCTCGCACGATACAGGTACCCCGAGAGTGCAATCCCGAAGGGACTCTCGAAGACCTTCGTGCGAATGGCAGCGCTCGATGTCGAAATGGCAGCGAAGCTGGTCGAGCTGCTGCGCACCCAGGAGCCCAGCGTCATTGCCGAGATCCGAGATCTCGACGACGATTTGGACGAACTCCACGCCAAAGTGTTCGAAAAGGTCCTGAGCGACAAGCTCGCGGACAACCCGACGGGGGTCGTTGATGCGACGCTCGCAAGCCGCTACCACGAGCGCTTCGGCGATCACGCGGTCAGCGTTGCAAAGCAGATGCAGTTCTTCCTCAGCGGCACGGTCGACCTGGACTAA
- a CDS encoding response regulator transcription factor, which translates to MAQHILLVEDEESISRPLAFLLEREGYRITVVDDGAEALTSFATVQPDLILLDLMLPSLPGTEVCRAIRLTSQVPIIMLTAKDSEIDIVVGLELGADDYITKPYSTRELLARVRAALRRSGSVEEERENLDAFVLDELGIRLDSERHSVTVRGEEIAMPLREFELLEMLMRHSGRVLTRGQLIDRVWGSNYYGDTKTLDVHVKRIRARIEEEASQPKLISTVRGVGYRFG; encoded by the coding sequence GTGGCTCAGCACATTCTGCTCGTTGAGGACGAGGAATCAATCTCTCGCCCGCTCGCCTTCCTGCTCGAACGCGAGGGATATCGGATTACGGTCGTCGATGATGGCGCCGAGGCGCTCACCAGCTTCGCCACCGTGCAGCCGGATCTGATCCTGCTCGACCTGATGCTCCCGAGCTTGCCAGGCACGGAGGTGTGCCGAGCGATTCGGCTCACCTCGCAGGTCCCGATCATCATGCTCACCGCAAAGGACAGCGAAATCGACATCGTCGTTGGCCTTGAGCTCGGCGCGGACGACTACATTACGAAGCCCTACTCCACACGCGAGTTGCTTGCGCGCGTGCGCGCGGCCCTCCGGCGATCCGGGTCCGTAGAGGAAGAGCGCGAGAATCTCGATGCTTTCGTGCTCGACGAGTTGGGGATCCGGCTCGATTCCGAGCGCCACTCCGTCACCGTGCGCGGTGAAGAGATCGCGATGCCCCTGCGTGAGTTTGAACTGTTGGAGATGCTGATGCGGCACTCTGGTCGAGTGCTCACCCGTGGCCAGCTCATCGACCGCGTGTGGGGCAGCAACTACTACGGCGATACGAAGACGCTCGACGTGCACGTGAAGCGGATTCGAGCACGCATCGAGGAGGAGGCCTCGCAACCGAAGCTGATCTCCACGGTGCGCGGCGTCGGGTATCGCTTCGGGTAG
- the purM gene encoding phosphoribosylformylglycinamidine cyclo-ligase, which translates to MSENASIYAQSGVDTAAGDLAVELMKSAVSRTHGPEVLGGVGGFAGMFDASALLGYRKPLLASSTDGVGTKVAIAQAIDKHDTIGQDLVAMVVDDIVVVGAKPLFMTDYIACGKIVPQRIADIVRGIAEACEATGTALVGGETAEHPGLLGVDDYDVAGAATGVVEADKMLQPARVQDGDVVLAMAASGLHSNGFSLVRHILAEKGIGYSEHSAELGTSYGEALLTPTALYTAPLLRVLEDSTLDGAIHVLSHVTGGGIAANLARVLPQGSWVEVDRASWSPLPVFRHLADLGGHSLESLEGAWNLGVGMFAVVSAAQAPQVAAALTAEGLQTWVAGAVSLSTRDLTGFEQGAKGVDGGAVRLTGTYAA; encoded by the coding sequence GTGAGCGAAAACGCGTCGATCTATGCCCAGTCCGGAGTGGATACCGCGGCGGGTGACCTCGCCGTCGAGCTGATGAAGTCGGCGGTGTCACGCACCCACGGCCCAGAGGTGCTCGGAGGTGTCGGCGGCTTTGCCGGAATGTTCGATGCCTCTGCGCTGCTTGGATATCGCAAGCCGCTGCTCGCGAGCTCGACTGACGGCGTCGGCACGAAGGTCGCAATTGCGCAGGCCATCGACAAGCACGACACGATCGGTCAAGACCTCGTTGCGATGGTCGTTGACGACATCGTGGTGGTGGGCGCTAAGCCGCTCTTCATGACGGACTACATCGCGTGCGGCAAGATTGTTCCACAGCGGATCGCGGATATCGTGCGTGGTATTGCCGAAGCTTGTGAGGCTACGGGCACTGCCCTCGTGGGCGGCGAGACGGCGGAGCACCCCGGCCTCCTCGGCGTTGATGACTACGACGTGGCAGGAGCCGCCACCGGTGTGGTTGAGGCCGACAAGATGTTGCAGCCTGCGCGCGTCCAGGACGGCGATGTGGTGCTCGCGATGGCGGCCTCCGGCTTGCACTCCAACGGCTTCTCGCTTGTGCGTCATATTCTTGCCGAGAAAGGCATTGGCTATTCTGAGCACAGCGCAGAGCTGGGCACCAGCTATGGCGAGGCACTGCTGACGCCGACGGCGCTGTACACAGCGCCGCTCTTGCGGGTCCTGGAAGATTCGACTCTCGACGGCGCGATCCACGTTCTCAGCCACGTCACTGGCGGCGGCATCGCTGCGAATCTCGCCCGCGTCCTGCCGCAGGGATCCTGGGTCGAGGTTGATCGCGCGAGCTGGTCGCCGCTGCCCGTGTTCCGTCACCTCGCAGATCTCGGCGGTCACTCGCTTGAGTCGCTTGAGGGGGCATGGAACCTCGGGGTCGGCATGTTTGCCGTGGTTTCCGCTGCCCAGGCACCGCAGGTCGCTGCCGCACTGACCGCTGAGGGTCTGCAGACGTGGGTCGCCGGTGCCGTCTCACTGAGCACACGCGACCTCACCGGCTTCGAACAGGGTGCCAAGGGTGTCGACGGCGGGGCCGTGCGCCTCACCGGCACCTACGCCGCGTAG
- the ispD gene encoding 2-C-methyl-D-erythritol 4-phosphate cytidylyltransferase, translating into MTVIQNDPAAHSIATLGVVLVGAGSGQRLGAAVPKAFVELHGRTLIEFGISVVTSLPHTGHLTIVIPEAHAAQTLTMVDAILPRDSSWTVSVVNGGRERHESVRFGLAALPESIDTVLVHDAARPFASADLFERVAAEVRRTGDAVIPALPVSDTLKRVDAEGIVHETVDRAPLVAVQTPQGFTRELLASAHSARSEDGAPSLPTDDAEVVQRAGGRVRTVPGELRAHKLTTQEDLPILEHFLNANAIGLEVEA; encoded by the coding sequence ATGACCGTGATCCAGAATGATCCAGCCGCTCACTCGATTGCCACGCTCGGTGTGGTGCTCGTAGGTGCGGGATCCGGCCAGCGCCTCGGTGCCGCGGTGCCGAAAGCGTTCGTTGAGCTCCACGGCCGCACCTTGATCGAGTTCGGGATCAGTGTCGTGACGTCGCTGCCCCACACCGGCCATCTCACGATCGTCATCCCCGAAGCCCATGCGGCCCAGACACTCACGATGGTCGACGCAATCCTGCCGCGGGACTCGAGCTGGACTGTATCAGTGGTGAACGGCGGCCGAGAACGACACGAATCGGTCCGGTTCGGTCTCGCTGCGTTGCCAGAATCTATCGACACTGTGCTCGTGCACGACGCGGCGCGGCCGTTCGCCAGCGCTGACCTCTTCGAGCGCGTCGCAGCCGAAGTGCGTAGAACCGGCGACGCCGTGATCCCCGCCCTGCCCGTCTCAGACACGCTCAAGCGGGTCGATGCGGAGGGGATCGTGCACGAGACCGTGGATCGCGCCCCGCTCGTTGCCGTCCAAACGCCGCAGGGTTTCACGCGCGAGCTTCTCGCGTCCGCCCACAGTGCGCGATCGGAGGACGGCGCACCGTCACTCCCCACCGATGACGCTGAAGTCGTGCAGCGAGCCGGCGGCCGGGTCCGCACCGTGCCGGGCGAACTGCGCGCGCACAAACTCACCACGCAGGAGGACCTGCCAATCCTTGAGCACTTCTTGAACGCGAACGCGATCGGGCTCGAGGTCGAGGCATGA
- a CDS encoding bifunctional 3'-5' exonuclease/DNA polymerase, which produces MNASPTWWVLGESAAGELSAVPLTRSGETGPVVPLSPAALAEFVAEREAAESPRWVWSDTPHWYPRLLEAGVRIARCHDLRLCHAVLALSERVADPVPLRTALEWDAGPTIPVAAARPEATLFDFGVPAAGPDSVPHSLTAALAEFARQRAAEATRRDLGLLLAAESAGALIAIEMATAGVPWDVAEHDRLLAAELGPRPAPGVKPQAMLTVGEEVRAALGDATANLDSPPKLIRALRTAGVDVASTSQWELMEHEHPVIAPLLRYKKLARLLTANGWAWLDEWVHEGRYRPVYVPGGVVTGRWASSGGGALQLPRQLRPAVRADPGWRLVSADVAQLEPRVLAAYAGDRALAAAARGADLYTGIVETGAVATREEAKFAMLGAMYGATTGEAGRLAPRLRRAYPAAMGMLDRAASTGEQGGKVATKLGRTSPPPSPEWAAEQSKASMPGATPADEARARRTARDLGRFTRNFIVQGTAAEWALAWLAGLRSRLWELPLVTDGSHAAASGRVFSRRAHLVFFLHDEVIVHAPAEQAEAVATAIRAAADDAGQLLFPGAPVDFPLDLRITERSDAK; this is translated from the coding sequence ATGAACGCTTCCCCCACGTGGTGGGTGCTGGGCGAATCAGCTGCGGGAGAGTTAAGCGCGGTTCCTCTGACACGCAGCGGAGAAACCGGGCCAGTCGTCCCGCTCTCCCCTGCTGCGCTCGCGGAGTTCGTTGCCGAGCGGGAAGCCGCTGAGTCGCCTCGCTGGGTGTGGAGCGATACACCGCACTGGTACCCCCGGCTGCTCGAAGCCGGAGTACGGATCGCGCGGTGCCACGACCTCAGACTGTGCCACGCAGTTCTGGCGCTGTCAGAGCGCGTGGCAGATCCGGTGCCGCTGCGCACGGCTCTGGAGTGGGATGCAGGCCCAACGATCCCCGTCGCAGCAGCACGCCCCGAGGCCACCCTGTTTGATTTTGGGGTGCCCGCAGCCGGCCCTGACAGCGTTCCGCATTCGCTGACCGCCGCGCTCGCCGAATTCGCACGACAGCGGGCAGCTGAGGCAACCCGTCGTGATCTGGGTCTGCTCCTCGCCGCAGAATCTGCTGGTGCACTCATCGCGATCGAAATGGCGACGGCTGGAGTGCCGTGGGATGTGGCGGAGCATGACCGGTTGCTGGCCGCGGAGCTCGGTCCGCGGCCTGCGCCTGGAGTGAAGCCGCAGGCGATGCTCACCGTTGGCGAGGAGGTGCGCGCGGCACTCGGCGACGCCACCGCGAACCTCGATTCGCCACCCAAGCTCATCCGCGCGTTGCGCACAGCCGGCGTCGATGTCGCGTCAACGTCGCAGTGGGAACTCATGGAACATGAGCACCCCGTGATCGCCCCGCTCCTGCGATACAAAAAACTCGCTCGGCTGTTGACCGCCAACGGGTGGGCCTGGCTCGATGAATGGGTCCATGAGGGGCGCTACCGCCCCGTCTACGTACCTGGGGGCGTGGTGACCGGGCGCTGGGCATCAAGCGGCGGCGGGGCGCTGCAACTGCCCAGGCAGCTCCGTCCAGCCGTGCGCGCGGATCCCGGGTGGCGGCTCGTCAGTGCTGATGTCGCGCAGCTCGAGCCGCGTGTCCTCGCAGCCTATGCTGGCGATCGCGCGCTTGCGGCGGCGGCACGCGGCGCCGATCTCTACACCGGGATCGTGGAAACCGGGGCCGTCGCTACCCGGGAGGAGGCAAAGTTCGCGATGCTCGGTGCGATGTACGGCGCCACCACCGGGGAGGCCGGGCGGCTCGCGCCACGACTGCGCCGGGCCTACCCAGCGGCAATGGGGATGCTGGATCGGGCGGCAAGCACCGGAGAGCAGGGCGGCAAAGTCGCGACCAAGCTGGGACGCACCTCCCCTCCGCCCTCTCCGGAATGGGCAGCGGAGCAATCGAAGGCGAGCATGCCGGGTGCGACCCCAGCTGATGAGGCGCGGGCGCGGCGCACAGCGCGCGATCTGGGCCGGTTCACCCGCAACTTTATCGTGCAGGGCACCGCCGCAGAGTGGGCGCTCGCCTGGCTCGCTGGCCTCCGAAGCCGGCTCTGGGAGCTGCCGCTCGTCACCGACGGGTCGCACGCGGCGGCCTCCGGACGAGTGTTCTCGCGCCGCGCCCACCTGGTGTTCTTTCTCCACGACGAAGTGATCGTGCACGCACCCGCTGAGCAGGCTGAAGCGGTCGCCACGGCGATTCGTGCCGCAGCCGACGATGCCGGACAGCTGCTGTTTCCAGGAGCGCCGGTCGATTTTCCCCTTGACCTGCGAATCACGGAGCGGTCCGACGCGAAGTAG
- the ispF gene encoding 2-C-methyl-D-erythritol 2,4-cyclodiphosphate synthase yields MIRVGSGFDVHAYDAAAPLRLAGLDWPGEPGLSGHSDGDAVCHAVVDALLSAAGLGDIGELVGVDEPDTEGAASTAFVRLARERLTAAGWEPVNVSVQIVGNRPRFSARRAEAQLAMSELVGAPVSLAATTTDHLGFTGRGEGLAVIATALIQQA; encoded by the coding sequence ATGATCCGCGTCGGCTCGGGTTTCGATGTTCACGCGTACGACGCCGCAGCGCCGCTTCGCCTTGCTGGCCTCGACTGGCCAGGAGAGCCAGGACTCTCGGGGCACAGCGACGGAGACGCGGTCTGCCATGCAGTCGTGGATGCGCTGCTGTCAGCAGCCGGGCTCGGGGACATCGGTGAACTTGTGGGCGTCGATGAGCCGGACACTGAGGGGGCAGCGAGCACCGCTTTCGTGCGCTTGGCGCGCGAGCGACTGACGGCAGCCGGTTGGGAGCCGGTGAACGTATCCGTGCAGATCGTGGGCAATCGTCCCCGGTTCTCGGCACGCCGCGCGGAGGCGCAGTTAGCGATGAGTGAACTCGTCGGCGCTCCGGTGTCCCTCGCCGCCACCACCACCGACCATCTCGGCTTCACCGGGCGCGGAGAAGGTCTCGCGGTGATTGCCACGGCGCTGATCCAGCAGGCGTGA
- a CDS encoding cell wall metabolism sensor histidine kinase WalK: MNPALLVLASIALGVLIGAGTTVAIVGARRAGVRRAAEMRPELPEVATSILDEIDTFAVILDSSLAPVYANRTAREERHIGDAELADPDFLARVRQVMSTGIPDTHEPDPNHSADTVRIHIVRFQRRFVLILAEDLGEEQRVNAMRRDFIANVSHELKTPIAAIGLLAEATQQAADEPELVREFSKSLVKESRRLGELSRDIIQLSEAQSALRPEDRESVSLRDLVRGEVDSHRSFAGQHDVELVITDDSVASEDSIILGRPTSLASAVANLLSNAIRHSPEGGRVGIGMSAERGRFTVTVTDQGEGIAPEHLPRIFERFYRVDGARTRGDGGTGLGLSIARHTMRAHGGDVDVWSQPDVGSSFTLTFPLHEASSSKGAKRIKKAKRAVRTAAERTSQSAQTPAAQAAKPPKGTP, translated from the coding sequence ATGAACCCGGCCTTGCTCGTGCTCGCCTCGATCGCACTCGGCGTGCTGATCGGCGCTGGTACCACGGTAGCAATCGTGGGCGCCCGCAGAGCCGGCGTGCGCCGCGCGGCGGAAATGCGACCCGAACTTCCTGAAGTCGCCACATCGATCCTTGATGAGATCGACACGTTCGCGGTGATCCTCGACTCCTCACTCGCCCCGGTGTATGCGAACCGGACGGCGAGAGAAGAGCGGCACATTGGCGACGCCGAGCTCGCTGATCCTGACTTCCTTGCGCGAGTACGGCAGGTGATGTCAACGGGGATCCCGGACACCCACGAGCCGGATCCCAATCACTCAGCGGACACCGTACGGATTCACATTGTTCGGTTCCAGCGCCGCTTCGTCCTCATCCTCGCCGAGGATCTGGGGGAAGAACAACGCGTGAACGCGATGCGCAGAGACTTCATCGCCAATGTCAGTCATGAGCTCAAGACCCCAATCGCTGCGATCGGCCTGCTCGCCGAGGCTACGCAGCAGGCCGCAGACGAACCCGAGCTAGTTCGTGAGTTCTCCAAGAGCCTGGTGAAGGAGTCTCGCAGACTCGGCGAGCTCTCGCGCGACATCATCCAACTGTCAGAAGCCCAATCCGCGCTGCGTCCGGAGGATCGTGAATCTGTCTCGCTGCGCGATCTGGTGCGCGGTGAGGTCGACTCGCACCGCTCGTTCGCGGGCCAGCACGATGTCGAGCTCGTCATCACCGATGATTCTGTCGCCAGCGAAGACTCCATCATTCTGGGACGCCCCACCTCACTGGCTTCGGCAGTCGCCAACCTCCTGAGCAACGCGATCCGGCATTCTCCGGAAGGTGGCAGAGTCGGCATCGGAATGAGCGCGGAGCGCGGCCGCTTCACGGTGACAGTGACCGACCAGGGTGAGGGGATCGCCCCCGAGCACCTTCCTCGCATCTTCGAGCGCTTCTATCGCGTGGATGGCGCCCGCACGCGCGGCGACGGCGGCACCGGGCTCGGGCTCAGTATCGCCAGGCACACGATGCGCGCGCACGGAGGCGACGTCGACGTGTGGTCGCAGCCAGATGTCGGATCCAGCTTCACCCTGACATTTCCGCTCCACGAAGCCTCGTCGTCGAAGGGTGCGAAGCGCATCAAGAAGGCGAAGCGCGCGGTGCGCACCGCGGCGGAGCGCACCTCCCAGTCTGCTCAGACGCCTGCTGCGCAGGCAGCCAAGCCCCCGAAGGGAACCCCGTAG
- a CDS encoding CarD family transcriptional regulator — protein MQFEVGETVVYPHHGAAKIIEVKKRKLGGEEKLFLKLQVNQGDLTIEVPAENCDLVGVRDVIDQEGLEQVFEVLRAPFTEEPTNWSRRYKANLEKLASGDVIKVSEVVRDLWRRDQEVRSLSAGEKRMLAKARQILVSELALAEKTDEEKAGAVLDEVLAS, from the coding sequence ATGCAATTTGAGGTCGGAGAGACCGTTGTCTACCCCCACCATGGCGCCGCCAAGATCATCGAGGTGAAGAAGCGCAAGCTGGGTGGCGAAGAGAAACTTTTTCTGAAGCTGCAGGTGAACCAGGGAGATCTCACCATCGAGGTCCCCGCTGAGAACTGCGATCTCGTCGGTGTACGCGACGTGATCGACCAGGAGGGCCTCGAGCAAGTGTTCGAAGTGCTCCGCGCCCCCTTCACCGAAGAACCGACGAACTGGTCACGCCGCTACAAGGCGAACCTTGAGAAGCTCGCCTCCGGCGATGTCATCAAGGTTTCCGAAGTGGTGCGCGATCTGTGGCGTCGTGATCAGGAAGTACGATCACTGTCCGCCGGAGAGAAGCGCATGCTCGCGAAGGCGCGGCAGATCCTCGTCTCCGAGCTGGCGCTCGCCGAGAAGACCGACGAAGAAAAGGCCGGAGCAGTGCTCGACGAGGTTCTCGCCTCCTAG
- a CDS encoding sterol carrier family protein, with protein MAKRRISDAEGRAALAEATGPAGTDAPRTVRAMAVRFLLEELAERAPGNSVEVRVPPFGAVQCVPGPRHTRGTPANVIETDPDTWLALATGSLSWDEAVAAARINASGSRATLDGLLPLMRSAR; from the coding sequence ATGGCGAAGCGCAGAATCTCGGATGCTGAGGGCCGCGCGGCGCTCGCGGAGGCCACCGGTCCGGCAGGCACGGATGCCCCTCGAACGGTGCGCGCGATGGCCGTGCGTTTCTTGCTCGAAGAACTCGCTGAGCGAGCGCCAGGCAACTCCGTCGAGGTGCGTGTCCCCCCGTTCGGTGCCGTGCAGTGCGTGCCTGGCCCGCGGCACACCCGTGGTACTCCGGCCAACGTGATCGAGACGGATCCCGATACCTGGCTCGCTCTGGCGACCGGGAGCCTCTCCTGGGACGAAGCCGTCGCTGCGGCACGAATCAACGCGTCCGGATCGCGCGCCACGCTTGATGGGCTCCTCCCGCTCATGCGCTCCGCCCGGTGA
- a CDS encoding DNA modification methylase, with the protein MKIRIASSIAIAAALALGATGCSLIAPQGTLKPYAPSDGVDVNVSGIDVRNIMLIADESGENFNVVFGSVNLTEAEQELAISFTSEGSQKARAEFTIPTGNTLFGNPAGEETPVLVTIPGAVPGATVDAYFQKAGAEEVKYEVPVLDGTLAEYRDYVLPADFSQTADVTKSEKDLEAADEAAADTKINDDREAVEEIN; encoded by the coding sequence TTGAAGATTCGGATTGCCTCGTCTATTGCGATCGCGGCGGCCCTCGCACTCGGCGCCACCGGGTGCAGCCTGATCGCTCCGCAGGGCACGCTTAAGCCCTACGCCCCGAGCGATGGCGTTGACGTCAACGTTTCCGGTATTGATGTGCGAAACATCATGCTGATTGCCGACGAGAGTGGCGAGAACTTCAACGTCGTCTTCGGCTCGGTGAATCTCACCGAAGCGGAGCAGGAGCTCGCGATTAGCTTCACCAGCGAGGGGAGCCAGAAGGCACGCGCTGAGTTCACGATTCCGACTGGCAACACGCTGTTCGGGAACCCGGCAGGCGAGGAGACTCCCGTGCTCGTGACGATCCCGGGCGCCGTTCCCGGTGCGACGGTCGACGCGTACTTCCAGAAGGCCGGTGCTGAAGAAGTCAAGTACGAGGTGCCCGTGCTGGACGGCACGCTCGCCGAGTACCGCGACTACGTGCTGCCCGCAGATTTCTCGCAGACGGCTGATGTGACGAAGTCCGAGAAAGATCTGGAAGCAGCCGATGAGGCTGCCGCTGACACCAAGATCAACGACGACCGCGAGGCTGTCGAAGAAATCAACTAA